The DNA segment CCCGCGCGAGGTACGCGGCGGGGAGCCCGCTGGTGGCGAACAGCTGACCGGCCAGCGCCATCAGCAGGTCGCCGACCAGCATGGCCAGCGATCTCGCCGCGGCGACGACCCTCGGGTGCTCGGGCACGGTCGCGCGCAGGGCCCGATGGGCGGTGGGGCGGCCGTGCCGCAGGGGGCTGTCGTCGATGAGGTCGTCATGGACGACGGCGGCGGCGTGCACCAGCTCCATCGAGGCGGCCGCCCGCACCAGCGCGTCACTGTCCGGCTGGCCGACCGCGCGCCAGCCCCAGTAGCAGAAGGCCGCCCGCAGGCGCTTGCCGTCCGCGACCGCCGCCTCCAGCTCGTCGGCCACCGGTCCCAGGACCGGGTCGACCGCCGCGAACCGCTCGGCCTCCTGGGCGACGAAGTGGCACAGCACCTGGTCGACACGGGCCTTGAACGCGGCCGGCTCCCACCGCTCAGGCGCCATCGGCCGGCCGCCGGGTCAGGGCGTGGCGGGCGAGGACCTCCAGGTGGGCCGGCGGCACCGCCGCGTACCGGTCCACTGCCAGCCGGCCGCGCGCCACCAGATCGTGCTCGGCCTGTGCCGCCAGCTCCGTCGTGTCCGAGCGGCGCAGCAGTCCGCGGACCGCCGCCAGGGCCGACCCCAGTGTGCTCACGGCCAGATCGGCCATCCCCGCCACCAAGAGCACCGCCTGCTCGTCGATGCCCCCGCGGTGTCCCGTTTCTTGCGTCATGCCCTCTCCCCACCGGCGCGTCCGGGCGGCAGCGGTCACCTGCCGCACCCTTCGAGCATCGCGGCCCGGCGGGCGCGGGGACGGAGGAACTCACTATCGGGTGAACGGGTGATCCGCTCACTCGGTCGTGTGGGGTTCTTGGGGTCCGTGTGGCGCTCTGCGGGGCGATGTGGTGCGCGCCGCCGGGACGGTGTGGCCGCACACCGCCGGGACGGTGTGGCGCGCTGTGGAGTCCCGCGTGGCACGCTTGACACGAAAATCGAACATACATTCTTATGGAGGCTCAGGCGAGGCTCTCGACGGGGATTTCAGCACGGTTTAGGTTGGTATGTCCCCTTGTTATCCACAGGCCGGGCCGACGTCGGGGCGCATTGTCAGCGGCAGGCGTTAGCGTCTTTGACGTGAAGCGATCGACTCAAGCAAACCGGGTGGAACCCATGGCAGGAACCGACCGCGAGAAGGCGCTGGACGCCGCACTCGCACAGATTGAACGGCAATTCGGCAAGGGCGCGGTGATGCGCCTGGGTGAGCGGCCGAACGAGCCCATCGAGGTCATCCCCACCGGGTCGACCGCGCTCGACGTCGCCCTCGGTGTCGGCGGCCTGCCGCGCGGCCGAGTGGTGGAGGTGTACGGCCCGGAGTCCTCCGGTAAGACGACCCTGACCCTGCACGCGGTGGCGAACGCGCAGAAGGCCGGCGGCCAGGTTGCCTTCGTGGACGCCGAGCACGCCCTCGACCCCGAGTACGCCAAGAAGCTCGGCGTCGACATCGACAACCTGATCCTCTCCCAGCCGGACAACGGCGAGCAGGCGCTGGAGATCGTGGACATGCTGGTCCGCTCCGGTGCGCTCGACCTGATCGTCATCGACTCCGTCGCCGCGCTCGTCCCGCGCGCGGAGATCGAGGGCGAGATGGGCGACAGTCACGTCGGTCTCCAGGCCCGCCTGATGAGCCAGGCGCTGCGGAAGATCACCAGCGCGCTCAACCAGTCCAAGACCACCGCGATCTTCATCAACCAGCTCCGCGAGAAGATCGGCGTGATGTTCGGCTCCCCGGAGACCACGACCGGTGGCCGGGCGCTGAAGTTCTATGCCTCGGTGCGACTCGACATCCGCCGCATCGAGACCCTGAAGGACGGCACGGACGCGGTCGGCAACCGCACCCGCGTCAAGGTCGTCAAGAACAAGGTCGCGCCGCCCTTCAAGCAGGCCGAGTTCGACATCCTCTACGGCCAGGGCATCAGCCGCGAGGGCGGCCTGATCGACATGGGCGTGGAGAACGGCTTCGTGCGCAAGGCCGGCGCCTGGTACACGTACGAGGGCGACCAGCTCGGCCAGGGCAAGGAGAACGCGCGCAACTTCCTCAAGGACAACCCCGACCTGGCCAACGAGATCGAGAAGAAGATCAAGGAGAAGCTGGGCGTGGGTGTGCGGCCGGAGGAGCCCGCCGCCGAGCCGGGCGCGGACGCGGCGACCACCGCGGCCGCCGACGACGCCAAGACGGCGCCCGCCCCCGCGGCCAAGGCCACCAAGCCCAAGGCCTCCGCAGCCAAGAGCTGACCTGTGACGCGACGAACCGACTGGGCCGAGTACGAGTACGCCACCTCCGATGTCTCACGGGGGAGAGGCACCGGGGGCGACCCGCGCTCCGCCACGGCCGGTGAAGACGAGTACGGGGACGCGCGGCACGACGGATACGAGGACGGACGGCGGTACGCCGACCCCGGGGACAGCGGCACACACCCGGACGACGAGCCCCACGGGGGCGGCTCGTCGGGCCGAGGTTCCCGGAGCGCCGACGGGCCGCGGGACGGCCGGGGGCGTGGCCGCCGCCGGCGCGGCTTCGGCGATCCGTCCGGTGAGGACGAAGGCGCCCCTTCCTCGTCGAGGGCCGAGCGGGGGGAGTCTTCGGGGGACCCGGCTGAGCGGGCGCGGGCCATCTGCCTGCGCCTGCTCACCGGGACCCCGCGCACCCGCAAGCAACTCGCGGACGCCCTGCGCAAGCGGGAGATCCCCGAGGAGGTAGCCGAGGAGGTGCTCTCGCGGTTCGAGGAGGTCGGACTGATCGACGACGGCGCCTTCGCGGACGCCTGGGTGGAGTCCCGGCATCACGGCCGGGGGCTCGCGCGTCGTGCGCTCGCCCGGGAGCTGCGCACCAAGGGCGTCGACTCGGCGCTGATCGACG comes from the Streptomyces sp. NBC_00820 genome and includes:
- a CDS encoding polyprenyl synthetase; the protein is MTQETGHRGGIDEQAVLLVAGMADLAVSTLGSALAAVRGLLRRSDTTELAAQAEHDLVARGRLAVDRYAAVPPAHLEVLARHALTRRPADGA
- the recA gene encoding recombinase RecA — translated: MAGTDREKALDAALAQIERQFGKGAVMRLGERPNEPIEVIPTGSTALDVALGVGGLPRGRVVEVYGPESSGKTTLTLHAVANAQKAGGQVAFVDAEHALDPEYAKKLGVDIDNLILSQPDNGEQALEIVDMLVRSGALDLIVIDSVAALVPRAEIEGEMGDSHVGLQARLMSQALRKITSALNQSKTTAIFINQLREKIGVMFGSPETTTGGRALKFYASVRLDIRRIETLKDGTDAVGNRTRVKVVKNKVAPPFKQAEFDILYGQGISREGGLIDMGVENGFVRKAGAWYTYEGDQLGQGKENARNFLKDNPDLANEIEKKIKEKLGVGVRPEEPAAEPGADAATTAAADDAKTAPAPAAKATKPKASAAKS
- the recX gene encoding recombination regulator RecX gives rise to the protein MTRRTDWAEYEYATSDVSRGRGTGGDPRSATAGEDEYGDARHDGYEDGRRYADPGDSGTHPDDEPHGGGSSGRGSRSADGPRDGRGRGRRRRGFGDPSGEDEGAPSSSRAERGESSGDPAERARAICLRLLTGTPRTRKQLADALRKREIPEEVAEEVLSRFEEVGLIDDGAFADAWVESRHHGRGLARRALARELRTKGVDSALIDEAVGRLDSEQEEETARDLVARKLRATRGLDRDKRLRRLAGMLARKGYPEGLALRVVRQALEEEGEDTEFLEGDGF